The Bacteroides ovatus genomic interval GTCAGACTGAATTCAACAAACTGAACCTAAGTTACACCCTGATGAGCAAACGTAACCTGCTCACACTGGTGAAAGAAGGATTGGTAAACGGATGGGACGACCCTCGTATGCCGACGATCTGCGGTTTCCGCCGTCGCGGTTATTCACCGGAGTCCATTCATAAGTTTATCGATAAAATCGGATATACCACTTACGATGCCCTGAACGACATCGCCCTGTTGGAAAGCTCTGTCCGGGATGATTTGAACAGCCGTGCTACCCGTATATCTGCAGTAATCAACCCGGTTAAACTGATTATCACCAACTATCCGGAAGGACAGGTTGAAGAACTGGAAGCAATCAACAATCCGGAAGATCCGGAAGCAGGAAGTCACCTGATCGAGTTCAGCCGCGAATTGTGGATGGAGCGCGAAGACTTCATGGAAGACGCTCCCAAGAAATATTTCCGCATGACACCGGGGCAAGAAGTACGTCTCAAAAATGCTTATATCGTGAAATGTACCGGTTGCAAGAAAGACGAAAACGGTGTTATCACAGAAGTATATTGCGAATATGACGCAAATACCCGCAGCGGCATGCCGGATGCGAACCGCAAGGTGAAAGGTACGCTCCACTGGGTAAGCTGCAACCACTGCCTGCAAGCAGAAGTACGTTTGTACGACCGTTTGTGGAAAGTGGAAAATCCACGTGACGAACTGGCCGCCATCCGCGAAGCAAAAAAATGCGAAGCACTGGAAGCCATGAAAGAAATCATTAATCCGGATTCATTGAAAGTTCTGCCCAACTGCTACATAGAGAAGTTCGCAGCTACCCTGCCTCCACTCTCCTATCTGCAGTTCCAACGGATCGGTTACTTTAATATTGACAAAGAATCAACCTCGGATAAACTAATCTTCAACCGTACAGTAGGGTTGAAAGACACATGGGGTAAGATTAATAAATAACTAAGCTTTCAAGCTTAACTTTACAATGGGGCTGTGTCAAAAGGATCATCATCTGAACTTTTGCAACAGCCCCATCTTAGCAATTAAAAATCTAAAAGTAAAATGGGTAGAAAAAATTCGCCATCAGCAAAAAAGGAACTAGTCACACTAATCACAAACTACGAAGAAGCAAAAGCAGAAAACCGACAACTTTATCTGGATGCTGACCAATTGGCCGACATCGCCGACTGGTATGCCTCCGAACGAAAATTTGAAGAAGCACAAGAAGTAATCACTTATGGACTTAAAATACATCCGGGAAACACAGATTTGCTTATAGAACAAGCATATCTTTACCTGGATACCCAAAAGCTGCAAAAAGCAAAAAAAGTAGCGGATTCGATTACCGAAGAATTTGATTCCGAAGTGAAACTGCTGAAAGCCGAACTATTGCTGAATGGAGGAAAACTGGAGGAAGCTCAATGGCTGTTAAGCACAATAGCGGATGCCGACGAGCTGGAAACAATCATTGATGTTGTATTTCTCTATCTGGACATGGGATACCCGGACGCAGCCAAAGAATGGCTCGACAGAGGTAAATCCCGTTATACCGAAGATGAAGAATACATGGCTCTCACAGCCGATTATCTGGCATCGACCCATCAGGTAGAATCAGCCATCATCTATTACAATAAACTCATTGACAAATCTCCATTCAACCCTTCCTACTGGATGGGACTGGTGAAATGTTACTTTGTCCAGGAACAAATAGACAAAGCCATCGAAGCCTGTGATTTCGCATTGGCAGCCGACGATCAGTACGGGGAAGCTTATGCCTACAAGGCACATTGTTTCTTCTATCTGAACAATTCGGATGATGCCATCGAGAATTACCAAAAGGCGATTGAGCTCAAAGCCATTCCCCCCGAACTGGGTTACATGTTTATGGGAATATCCTACGGTAATAAAGAAGAATGGCAAAAAGCCGATGACTATTACGACAAAGTGATCGAACGTTTTGAAGAAGACGGAGACAAGCAGTCTATTTTATTGATAGACACCTATACCAGCAAAGCATTCGCCCTCTCTCACCTGGAAAGGTATAAAGAGGCGCATGAGTTATGCGAGAAAGCCAAAGAGATAAACCCGAACGAGGGATTGATTTATCTGACAGAAGGAAAACTATACCTGGCAGAGGAACTAGAAGACGAAGCTGCCATCTCTTTCGAAAAAGCGATAGAGATCAATCCGAACATAGAAATGTGGTATATGATTGCCTCTGCTTATTCGGAAAGTGACTATCTGATCGAAGCGAAAGAATACTTTGAAAAAGTGTACCAGATAAATCCGAAATACGAAGATGTGACGGAGAAATTGAGTGTTCTTTGCCTCATGCACGGTGAAATCGACAACTTCTTTAAATATAACAAGGAATGTGAACATCCACTGGAAGAAGACATGATCCTGGATCTGTTGAACAGTCCCGAACACAGAGAAGAAGACGAAAGAACTCTCAAAGAAGTGTGGGAACGCATGAAAAAAGAGAATAAGAAAAAAACAAAAGGAAAAAAATAAATCAATTTATAAATTCTATCCTCAAAAAACATGGAATCAGTAGCAGAACTTCTTAAATGGGTATTAGAAAACTTGAACTATTGGGTAGTCACTATTTTTATGGCTATCGAAAGCTCTTTTATTCCCTTCCCCTCGGAAGCCGTAGTACCCCCTGCCGCATGGAAAGCTATGGCAGACGACAGTATGAATATCTTTCTCGTTGTCCTATTTGCAACTATAGGAGCAGATATCGGTGCATTAGTTAATTATTACCTGGCACGTTGGTTGGGTCGTCCTATTATCTATAAATTCGCTAACAGCCGTTTAGGGCACATGTGCCTTATTGACGAAGAGAAAATACACCATGCAGAAGAATATTTCAGAAAGCACGGTGCAGCCTCTACTTTCTTTGGCCGTCTTATTCCGGCTGTACGCCAACTTATCAGTATTCCCGCAGGGTTAGCCGGCATGAAAATAGGTCCTTTCCTGCTTTATACAACTCTCGGCGCTGCTATATGGAACAGCATATTAGCTTTGCTCGGATACCTGATTTACCGTTTTACAGACCTCAAAACGACTAACGATGTCTATGTAATGGCCACCGAATACAGTCACGAAATCGGCTATGTCATTATAGCAGTGGTGGTAATTGTAATCGTTTTTTTGGCTTATAAAGGGCTGAAAAAAAGAAAATAAGTAGTAAAATACTCATTGCAAAGCCACAGAGGACGCAGAGAACACAAAGCAAGAACATAGAGTTACCGGGGCATCCATTATTGTAAATCGGCTATTACCCGTTAAATTCTTACTTCTTTGTGTATTCTACGTCCTCTGTGGTTTATTTTTTGTGGTAGATAAGAGCTAATTAGAAATTAAACTGAACTCCTACTCCCAATATCTCTTTAAATTGCACACGAGCACCTTTTGTACCATCCTTTTGCACGATTTTCACATCATCGTCATACATCAGGTT includes:
- a CDS encoding glutamine--tRNA ligase/YqeY domain fusion protein translates to MTDIKNEEAGEKKSLNFIEQAVEKDLKEGKNGGKVQTRFPPEPNGYLHIGHAKAICLDFGIAEKHGGVCNLRFDDTNPTKEDVEYVEAIKEDIQWLGYQWGNEYYASDYFQQLWDFAIRLIQEGKAYIDEQSSELIAQQKGTPTQPGVESPYRNRPIEESLELFKKMNSGEIEEGAMVLRAKIDMANPNMHFRDPIIYRVVKHPHHRTGTTWKAYPMYDFAHGQSDFFEGVTHSLCTLEFVVHRPLYDLFIDWLKEGKDLNDNRPRQTEFNKLNLSYTLMSKRNLLTLVKEGLVNGWDDPRMPTICGFRRRGYSPESIHKFIDKIGYTTYDALNDIALLESSVRDDLNSRATRISAVINPVKLIITNYPEGQVEELEAINNPEDPEAGSHLIEFSRELWMEREDFMEDAPKKYFRMTPGQEVRLKNAYIVKCTGCKKDENGVITEVYCEYDANTRSGMPDANRKVKGTLHWVSCNHCLQAEVRLYDRLWKVENPRDELAAIREAKKCEALEAMKEIINPDSLKVLPNCYIEKFAATLPPLSYLQFQRIGYFNIDKESTSDKLIFNRTVGLKDTWGKINK
- a CDS encoding tetratricopeptide repeat protein; amino-acid sequence: MGRKNSPSAKKELVTLITNYEEAKAENRQLYLDADQLADIADWYASERKFEEAQEVITYGLKIHPGNTDLLIEQAYLYLDTQKLQKAKKVADSITEEFDSEVKLLKAELLLNGGKLEEAQWLLSTIADADELETIIDVVFLYLDMGYPDAAKEWLDRGKSRYTEDEEYMALTADYLASTHQVESAIIYYNKLIDKSPFNPSYWMGLVKCYFVQEQIDKAIEACDFALAADDQYGEAYAYKAHCFFYLNNSDDAIENYQKAIELKAIPPELGYMFMGISYGNKEEWQKADDYYDKVIERFEEDGDKQSILLIDTYTSKAFALSHLERYKEAHELCEKAKEINPNEGLIYLTEGKLYLAEELEDEAAISFEKAIEINPNIEMWYMIASAYSESDYLIEAKEYFEKVYQINPKYEDVTEKLSVLCLMHGEIDNFFKYNKECEHPLEEDMILDLLNSPEHREEDERTLKEVWERMKKENKKKTKGKK
- a CDS encoding DedA family protein encodes the protein MESVAELLKWVLENLNYWVVTIFMAIESSFIPFPSEAVVPPAAWKAMADDSMNIFLVVLFATIGADIGALVNYYLARWLGRPIIYKFANSRLGHMCLIDEEKIHHAEEYFRKHGAASTFFGRLIPAVRQLISIPAGLAGMKIGPFLLYTTLGAAIWNSILALLGYLIYRFTDLKTTNDVYVMATEYSHEIGYVIIAVVVIVIVFLAYKGLKKRK